The following proteins are co-located in the Lacticaseibacillus paracasei subsp. paracasei genome:
- the trpD gene encoding anthranilate phosphoribosyltransferase → MIKQAIEKVVNHENLTFEESEAVLDEIMNGEASEVQTASLLTALTAKNPTIDEIAGAAASMRSHALAFPETKDVLEIVGTGGDHANTFNISTTSAIVVAATGTQVAKHGNRAASSKSGAADVLEALGLDINETPAVSYESLQENNLAFLFAQEYHKSMKYVAPVRKQLGFRTIFNILGPLANPAHPTHQLLGVYDETLLEPLANVLKKLGVTNAMVVHGRDGLDEMTTADETAVVELQDDHLTKYTVTPEQFGLKRRQRADLVGGTPEANANITRRILAGDHGPQRDIVLLNAGAALHVAHPDLSIQAGIDLAAKTIDDGKAFEELNRLLAFSDKRKDVVA, encoded by the coding sequence ATGATTAAACAAGCCATTGAAAAAGTCGTGAACCACGAAAACCTAACGTTTGAAGAAAGCGAAGCCGTTTTGGATGAAATCATGAACGGTGAAGCATCTGAGGTGCAAACTGCCAGCTTACTGACCGCGTTAACCGCCAAGAATCCAACGATTGATGAAATCGCCGGTGCAGCTGCTTCCATGAGAAGCCACGCGCTTGCTTTTCCCGAAACCAAGGATGTGCTTGAAATTGTTGGTACTGGTGGTGATCATGCCAACACGTTCAACATTTCCACAACCAGCGCGATTGTCGTCGCGGCAACTGGTACCCAAGTGGCTAAACATGGTAATCGCGCCGCTTCATCGAAAAGCGGGGCCGCCGATGTTCTTGAGGCTTTAGGGTTGGACATCAATGAAACACCCGCTGTCAGTTATGAAAGCCTGCAAGAAAACAATTTGGCCTTTCTATTCGCACAGGAATATCACAAATCAATGAAGTACGTTGCCCCTGTTAGAAAGCAACTTGGCTTCCGCACCATTTTCAACATCCTCGGGCCACTGGCAAATCCGGCACACCCAACTCACCAACTACTTGGGGTTTACGATGAAACCTTGCTTGAGCCATTAGCCAATGTCTTGAAAAAGCTCGGCGTCACCAACGCGATGGTCGTTCACGGCCGCGATGGTCTTGATGAGATGACCACCGCCGATGAAACCGCGGTGGTTGAATTGCAGGATGATCACTTAACGAAATACACAGTGACACCTGAGCAATTTGGCTTGAAACGTCGTCAGCGGGCTGATCTGGTTGGCGGCACACCTGAGGCCAATGCCAACATTACCCGGCGTATTTTAGCCGGCGATCACGGACCGCAACGCGACATCGTGTTGTTGAATGCCGGTGCAGCGCTTCACGTGGCTCATCCCGACTTATCCATTCAAGCAGGGATTGATTTAGCCGCTAAAACGATCGACGATGGCAAAGCCTTTGAAGAACTCAATCGCCTACTGGCTTTCTCCGACAAGCGTAAGGACGTGGTGGCATGA
- a CDS encoding uracil-DNA glycosylase family protein, with the protein MYRTNFADKVLKFTNDLSSVSIDLPDKFKLINPYSGKQQAAVCKITTAFYQKYFDDTKPRRLILGSSPARRGTAMTGVPFEDAKHLQTETGILIDQFYINQSSSKFLYDVMTKYGGSKKFYNAFYLGFVCPLGLASINAKGNEVNCNYYENKKVQNLLLPFIVHSLRRQIDFGIDTSVCYCIGSGENYKVLVNINHQYHFFETIVPLEHPRFITQYHPKDHDKYLGKYLNALHHESC; encoded by the coding sequence ATGTATCGCACGAATTTTGCAGACAAGGTATTGAAATTCACTAATGATCTCTCATCCGTATCAATTGATTTACCTGACAAATTTAAGCTCATCAATCCTTATAGTGGCAAACAACAAGCTGCTGTTTGCAAGATAACGACAGCGTTTTATCAAAAATACTTTGATGATACGAAGCCTCGGCGATTAATTTTGGGAAGTTCCCCTGCACGAAGAGGAACAGCTATGACTGGCGTACCTTTTGAAGACGCAAAACATCTTCAAACTGAAACCGGTATTCTGATTGATCAATTTTATATTAACCAGTCATCATCAAAATTTTTATATGACGTCATGACCAAATATGGCGGCAGCAAAAAATTCTACAATGCTTTTTATCTAGGGTTTGTCTGTCCACTCGGCTTGGCTAGCATCAATGCCAAGGGAAATGAAGTTAATTGTAATTACTATGAAAATAAAAAAGTACAGAACCTTTTGCTTCCGTTTATTGTGCACTCACTGCGCCGCCAAATCGACTTTGGCATAGATACATCAGTATGCTACTGCATCGGAAGCGGCGAAAATTATAAGGTGCTGGTGAACATTAATCATCAGTATCATTTTTTTGAAACAATCGTGCCGTTAGAACATCCTCGTTTTATCACACAGTATCACCCAAAAGACCACGATAAGTACCTAGGAAAATATCTTAATGCCCTACATCACGAGTCATGTTAA
- a CDS encoding MFS transporter: protein MTRFTKALCFIGLTIAMFMGTLDTTIVNIAIPKIMTDLNGSLANTSWVMTIYTLAMSVFMITASKIADRFGRKKIMLLGLLLFGGFSAVCMTATSLSMLITFRFFQGLGGAIITPIVLPMGIEVFGKEKINRVASVVGAVTALAAAGGPPIGGIILQVASWRWIFGINVPLAILAFVLIAVCAKESYDESLAGGIDFPGLVFLTAALGGVTFGLLEGRQYGWTSLLILTSLIGGVLALIAFIATEKRVKNPLLELELFREKTLSASSIVYFMTGFALVAPSLILNYFLQNVLGDSPLHAALIIIPVSLTIMIAMPLGTKLLDKTGAIPVTLAGMLLMAASLFLLSLIKTETATALIVVLLVINGFGFGFASVSMVASVRYLPKNKSGIGSGIVNAARQIGTCLGIAILVTVLDTNIDTAKTQIHHAGDQIIAAKTLSPHVKTVAHQQLAAVFAGSSTPTKHQQKKMRQTISEAAKVKTNLPKPAAGSDLRKLYDASAGLQQGSNKLANGSEALAKAAQQTRSPLATSIVQLSTGAATMAQGQAAFLTGIKQVAQKQTLQTAFHDITQRKNTRLAQAFSHTYLIGALIVLCLSPVAFWTDRLHIDTLRSE, encoded by the coding sequence ATGACGCGTTTTACCAAAGCACTTTGTTTCATTGGCCTGACGATCGCGATGTTCATGGGAACCCTCGACACCACGATCGTCAATATTGCGATTCCAAAAATCATGACGGATCTCAATGGCTCGCTTGCTAATACGAGTTGGGTCATGACGATTTACACCTTAGCCATGTCGGTCTTCATGATTACCGCTTCGAAAATTGCTGACCGGTTTGGCCGCAAGAAAATCATGTTACTTGGTCTCCTTCTCTTTGGCGGCTTCTCCGCTGTTTGTATGACGGCGACTTCTCTGTCCATGCTCATCACCTTCCGTTTCTTCCAAGGTCTCGGTGGCGCGATCATCACCCCAATTGTCTTGCCTATGGGAATTGAGGTCTTCGGTAAAGAGAAAATCAACCGCGTTGCTTCCGTTGTCGGAGCAGTCACGGCACTAGCAGCGGCTGGCGGCCCGCCAATTGGTGGTATCATTCTGCAAGTCGCTTCTTGGCGCTGGATTTTCGGCATCAATGTTCCTTTAGCCATCCTTGCCTTCGTGCTCATTGCCGTTTGCGCAAAAGAATCCTATGATGAATCCCTCGCTGGCGGTATCGATTTTCCGGGGCTTGTCTTTCTAACGGCCGCGCTTGGCGGTGTCACATTTGGCCTGTTGGAAGGTCGCCAATACGGCTGGACATCCTTGCTGATTCTGACCAGTTTAATCGGCGGTGTCCTCGCCCTCATTGCGTTCATCGCCACCGAAAAGCGCGTGAAGAACCCGCTGTTGGAGCTAGAGCTTTTCCGTGAAAAAACGTTGAGTGCCTCTAGCATTGTTTACTTCATGACCGGCTTTGCGTTAGTAGCACCGAGTCTGATTCTGAACTATTTCCTCCAAAATGTATTAGGCGATAGTCCTTTGCATGCCGCACTCATCATCATTCCAGTTTCCCTAACGATCATGATTGCCATGCCACTTGGCACCAAACTACTCGATAAAACCGGTGCTATTCCCGTTACCTTAGCCGGCATGCTGCTCATGGCTGCCAGCCTTTTCCTGCTGTCGCTCATCAAAACAGAAACCGCAACCGCCTTAATCGTGGTGCTGCTCGTCATTAACGGTTTCGGTTTTGGCTTCGCTTCAGTCTCAATGGTCGCCTCGGTCCGTTATCTACCCAAAAATAAAAGTGGGATTGGTTCCGGGATTGTCAACGCGGCCCGGCAAATTGGTACCTGTTTAGGTATTGCGATTCTGGTCACCGTATTGGATACCAATATCGACACAGCAAAAACGCAGATTCATCATGCTGGCGACCAAATCATAGCGGCAAAAACCTTGTCGCCACATGTCAAAACAGTTGCTCACCAGCAGCTCGCTGCGGTCTTTGCCGGATCATCAACCCCGACAAAGCACCAACAGAAAAAGATGAGGCAAACCATCTCAGAAGCAGCCAAAGTTAAAACTAATCTACCAAAGCCCGCTGCTGGCAGTGATCTTCGCAAGTTGTATGATGCCAGTGCAGGCTTACAACAAGGCAGTAACAAGTTGGCAAACGGCTCGGAAGCACTGGCAAAAGCGGCTCAACAAACCCGTTCACCGCTTGCCACCAGTATCGTGCAACTAAGCACGGGTGCTGCGACCATGGCGCAAGGACAAGCTGCCTTTTTGACCGGCATCAAACAAGTCGCCCAGAAACAAACCCTGCAAACCGCTTTTCACGACATTACCCAACGCAAAAACACCCGCTTAGCTCAGGCTTTTAGTCACACGTACCTGATTGGCGCTTTGATTGTCCTATGTCTATCACCAGTGGCTTTTTGGACGGATCGGCTGCATATCGACACATTGCGAAGCGAATAA
- a CDS encoding TetR/AcrR family transcriptional regulator, translated as MNGKQRMAAQSRQWLVDALIELMQREDVADISITEIVQTADLSRKTFYRAFKTKDDLIDYLCAQLTEGYFESLQKATRDQEPISFETTMANFFNFWWQQKDLVRLLIRQGLFDRLNGVWLQDAVAHYRAFPAPWHVAGTDQEVNYIMAFALGGFTNILRVWLAQDEPELPEQVQKGALAGFGQLARSIGGTN; from the coding sequence ATGAACGGTAAACAACGAATGGCGGCGCAGTCTAGACAGTGGTTGGTTGATGCCTTGATTGAGTTGATGCAACGCGAAGATGTGGCTGATATCTCAATCACGGAAATCGTGCAGACAGCAGATCTTTCACGAAAGACTTTTTATCGGGCATTTAAAACCAAAGATGACTTAATCGATTATCTCTGTGCCCAATTGACGGAAGGCTATTTTGAAAGTTTGCAAAAAGCCACCCGCGATCAGGAACCGATTAGTTTTGAAACAACCATGGCAAATTTCTTCAACTTCTGGTGGCAGCAAAAAGACCTTGTTCGCTTATTGATTCGACAAGGTCTGTTTGATCGTTTGAACGGGGTTTGGCTGCAAGACGCGGTTGCTCACTACCGCGCGTTTCCTGCGCCTTGGCATGTCGCCGGTACCGATCAGGAAGTGAACTACATCATGGCCTTTGCCCTCGGTGGCTTCACGAATATTCTGCGCGTCTGGCTGGCGCAGGATGAGCCAGAATTGCCAGAACAGGTGCAAAAGGGGGCGCTGGCTGGTTTTGGACAATTGGCGCGGAGCATTGGTGGGACGAATTAA
- a CDS encoding IS30 family transposase, protein MAIITLIERSQIELMQHNTIQYIAATLGRSRISIRHELHRCPEGDYCAIIAQDHADTCRHRCGRHSILTPKLKRMVTEKLNLGWSPEMVGYAVHCAPHTIYHWIYQRQVDFQPSQLFDHGKRHKRRQDLRSRYNQAVGTSIEIRSESANRRTEKGHLEMDTVRGGRGSKAAVLTIVDRVTRLMATTKLENLSQNAVLKGFARLMVDFPGPVRSVTVDHGKEFSCDQALTKRYRIPVYFCHAYHPNERGTNERFNRELRYYFPKGTQFDQVSETDIQQATALINNKPRKCLRWQTPVQAVSKPLSRW, encoded by the coding sequence ATGGCCATTATAACCTTAATTGAACGATCTCAGATAGAACTGATGCAACACAACACGATTCAATACATCGCCGCGACCTTAGGCCGCTCTCGTATTTCTATTAGGCATGAGCTTCACCGTTGCCCTGAAGGTGATTACTGCGCCATTATAGCTCAGGATCATGCCGATACTTGTCGGCATCGTTGTGGTCGGCACTCGATTTTAACGCCTAAGTTGAAGCGGATGGTAACTGAGAAGCTAAACCTAGGTTGGTCCCCTGAAATGGTCGGTTATGCCGTTCACTGTGCGCCACACACGATTTACCACTGGATTTATCAAAGACAAGTCGATTTTCAGCCAAGCCAACTCTTTGATCACGGTAAACGTCATAAAAGAAGACAAGACCTTCGGTCGCGCTATAACCAAGCAGTAGGCACCTCAATTGAGATTCGCAGTGAGTCAGCTAATCGGCGAACCGAAAAAGGACATTTAGAGATGGATACAGTTCGCGGTGGTCGCGGGTCAAAGGCTGCTGTTTTGACCATTGTCGATCGGGTGACACGTTTAATGGCGACAACTAAGCTTGAAAACTTATCACAAAATGCTGTTCTCAAGGGATTTGCAAGACTGATGGTGGACTTTCCGGGTCCGGTTCGATCAGTGACGGTTGATCACGGTAAAGAGTTTTCCTGCGATCAGGCGCTTACAAAGCGCTATCGGATACCGGTTTACTTTTGCCACGCCTATCACCCGAATGAACGGGGCACAAATGAACGGTTCAATCGAGAACTTCGCTACTATTTCCCGAAGGGAACACAGTTTGATCAGGTTTCAGAGACCGATATTCAACAAGCCACAGCGCTTATCAATAACAAACCTAGAAAATGTCTCCGTTGGCAAACCCCAGTTCAAGCAGTGAGCAAGCCTCTTTCTAGGTGGTAA
- a CDS encoding ATP-binding cassette domain-containing protein — translation MILDIRDLSFKFHGRTIFENTTMAIKSDGIYGLVAPNGYGKTTLLNLLTGLLHPQKGIIRLLDKSINRQLVFEKVAYLQDNSVLYPYLTGQQHLDFLTAVHRLDRQAVATIAGQLQAVDFLNQRVSKYSLGMKQRLLLIMALVVKPTILLLDEPLNGLDPTSLQLVRDALLDLAQQDVTVLISSHNLDELMKVTQHYFFITGHQIHEEVLGPHDSAEARYNALFAPTV, via the coding sequence GTGATTCTAGACATCAGGGATTTATCGTTTAAATTCCATGGCAGAACGATTTTTGAAAATACTACTATGGCGATAAAAAGTGACGGTATTTATGGCCTAGTTGCGCCTAACGGTTATGGCAAAACGACCCTACTAAATTTGCTCACAGGTTTGCTACATCCTCAAAAAGGGATCATTCGCTTGTTGGATAAATCAATAAATCGTCAATTAGTCTTTGAAAAAGTTGCTTATCTTCAAGATAATTCAGTCCTTTATCCATATTTGACGGGACAGCAACATTTAGATTTTTTGACGGCGGTTCATCGACTTGATCGACAGGCAGTTGCGACTATCGCTGGGCAATTACAGGCAGTCGATTTTCTGAACCAACGGGTGAGCAAGTATTCGTTAGGTATGAAGCAACGATTGTTGTTGATCATGGCGCTGGTTGTTAAACCGACAATCCTCTTACTCGATGAGCCATTGAATGGATTGGATCCAACTAGTCTTCAACTTGTTCGCGACGCCTTACTTGATCTTGCCCAACAAGACGTGACGGTTTTAATTTCATCGCATAATTTGGACGAATTAATGAAAGTTACTCAGCACTACTTCTTCATCACAGGACATCAGATTCATGAAGAAGTACTGGGTCCGCATGATTCAGCAGAAGCGCGCTACAATGCGCTGTTCGCACCAACAGTATGA
- a CDS encoding helix-turn-helix domain-containing protein — protein sequence MQDPNIGSYFREIRKRRNLRIEEIRGNLHQSTISHFERDHDDITLRNLLQILEPTFTTPEEFCLLVDDQDSSINSILKKISEHYDKLDIDGLKHFLAVFKRSNAMTLPVRLIILIVQSCLNELSGENLLLSNEDCDYVQDYPLQSGKWFSFEYIVFGNLAQSLPASVNLRLWKKMLTSFDEFHLPTYDDLLVNILYNVSASFLSQNDLASATYLTESLDLSKLDHYVLYVRHHVVFLKLLLKYRQDPKDLQNIDRFRTFLLGTQMVDETLFDKNIDALKALDVDIDVILSPESGV from the coding sequence ATGCAAGACCCTAACATCGGTTCATACTTTCGTGAAATACGCAAACGAAGAAATTTACGAATAGAGGAAATACGCGGAAACTTGCACCAATCCACTATTTCTCATTTTGAACGAGATCATGACGACATTACACTTCGTAACCTGCTTCAGATCCTCGAACCAACGTTCACAACACCTGAAGAGTTTTGCTTGCTTGTTGATGATCAAGATAGTTCAATCAACAGTATTCTCAAGAAAATTTCTGAACACTATGACAAACTGGATATTGATGGGTTAAAACATTTTTTAGCCGTTTTTAAGCGTTCAAACGCTATGACTCTCCCCGTTCGTTTAATCATCCTTATTGTTCAAAGCTGCTTGAATGAATTATCGGGAGAAAATCTTCTTCTCTCAAATGAAGACTGTGACTATGTACAGGATTATCCTCTTCAATCTGGTAAATGGTTCAGTTTCGAATATATTGTTTTTGGCAATCTTGCCCAATCACTACCTGCTTCAGTCAATTTGCGGCTTTGGAAAAAGATGCTGACATCTTTTGATGAATTTCACTTGCCCACCTATGACGATTTACTCGTCAATATCTTGTATAACGTTTCTGCCTCGTTTTTGAGTCAAAACGATTTGGCTTCGGCCACATACCTTACCGAGTCTCTTGATTTATCAAAATTAGATCATTACGTTCTTTATGTGCGACATCATGTTGTTTTTTTGAAATTACTTTTGAAGTATCGGCAGGACCCAAAAGATTTGCAAAATATCGATCGTTTCAGAACCTTTCTTTTGGGCACACAGATGGTTGATGAAACACTCTTTGACAAAAATATTGACGCCTTAAAGGCACTGGATGTTGACATTGATGTCATCTTGTCACCCGAAAGTGGCGTGTAA
- a CDS encoding type II toxin-antitoxin system PemK/MazF family toxin, protein MFLKSHQEVKKYDQNTPKQGDIVFVDAEPHLGKEYGGHNFNNGNIRRPLIVLSNDDYNEATGMVIGMFMTSSDNFMNEMLKPFADFESCVKGNIVLWQLPTYDAAACHLEVVGHAKSSLVKELKQAATDLFN, encoded by the coding sequence TTGTTTCTGAAGAGTCATCAAGAGGTAAAGAAGTATGACCAGAACACGCCAAAACAAGGTGACATTGTTTTCGTTGATGCTGAACCGCATTTAGGTAAAGAATACGGAGGTCACAATTTCAATAACGGCAACATTCGGCGACCACTCATTGTTCTATCAAATGACGATTATAACGAGGCAACAGGAATGGTCATTGGTATGTTCATGACTTCATCAGATAACTTCATGAACGAAATGTTAAAACCTTTTGCTGACTTCGAGAGCTGCGTTAAAGGGAATATCGTCCTTTGGCAGTTACCAACTTATGATGCCGCCGCTTGCCATCTTGAAGTAGTGGGCCATGCCAAGTCCTCTTTGGTGAAAGAGCTTAAGCAGGCTGCCACTGATCTCTTTAACTAG
- the dapB gene encoding 4-hydroxy-tetrahydrodipicolinate reductase has translation MIQVLVAGFRGAMGQKTVKMVQSHQDFALSAVFDPKITDLNPESYNLPANVQVLNTYDQLHAHVADVWVDFTNPSAVAANIEAAINAGIHPIVGTSGMDPANQERLIKLANAKHLGGLIAPNFGLSAVLLMKFAQAAAAYFPDAEIIEMHHQDKADAPSGTAIATAHKIAAGRTQKPLPTIDNDARGQRVDDVPIHAVRLPGYIAHEQVLFGGPGEALTIRQDSFERQSFMQGVAVAISKVQTADELVVGLENFL, from the coding sequence ATGATTCAGGTTCTTGTTGCCGGTTTTCGTGGTGCCATGGGTCAGAAAACAGTCAAAATGGTTCAGTCACATCAAGACTTCGCATTAAGTGCCGTTTTCGACCCTAAAATCACCGATCTTAATCCAGAAAGTTACAACTTGCCTGCCAACGTGCAAGTACTCAACACCTATGACCAGCTTCATGCACACGTGGCAGATGTCTGGGTCGACTTCACCAATCCCAGCGCCGTTGCTGCCAACATTGAAGCTGCCATCAATGCCGGCATCCATCCAATCGTCGGCACCAGCGGCATGGACCCTGCCAATCAGGAACGACTGATCAAACTTGCTAACGCCAAACATCTTGGTGGCTTGATCGCCCCGAACTTCGGCCTCTCAGCCGTTCTTTTGATGAAATTTGCGCAAGCAGCTGCTGCCTACTTCCCTGATGCCGAGATCATCGAAATGCATCATCAGGACAAAGCCGATGCCCCTTCTGGCACCGCCATCGCCACCGCCCACAAAATCGCCGCCGGACGTACCCAAAAGCCATTGCCAACCATCGACAATGACGCCCGCGGCCAACGTGTCGATGACGTCCCGATCCACGCCGTTCGCCTACCCGGCTACATTGCCCACGAACAAGTCCTCTTCGGCGGCCCTGGTGAAGCCCTCACCATCCGCCAAGACTCCTTCGAGCGCCAAAGCTTCATGCAAGGCGTCGCAGTCGCGATTAGTAAGGTACAAACGGCTGATGAATTGGTTGTTGGGTTGGAGAACTTTTTATAG
- the dapA gene encoding 4-hydroxy-tetrahydrodipicolinate synthase: MQKAELITAIVTPFNDRDEIDYGVMQRLVDHLIAEGTDGFVVGATTGEGPTLSHPEKITLYTRFADMVHGRALVIANSGSNNTKETAAFTHEVGGIAGIDATLVVVPYYNKPDQNGMIAHYTAVAAAAQKPIVIYNIPGRTGVDMLPATVATLAQNPMIQGIKQCGSLPALSDIIDRTKHDAFNVWTGEDAQALNIKTLGGMGVISVAAHLYAHSIREMYAALDRGDITTVAALQRQLLPKMAALFHFPSPAPTKAALNALGFQVGSPRLPLLPLNASQQQELAHLLGVPELSAIEAEVLA, from the coding sequence ATGCAAAAAGCAGAACTGATCACCGCGATTGTGACGCCATTCAATGATCGCGACGAAATTGACTATGGCGTCATGCAGCGACTTGTCGATCATTTAATCGCAGAAGGTACTGACGGTTTTGTCGTCGGTGCTACCACCGGCGAGGGACCAACACTCAGTCATCCAGAAAAAATCACGCTTTATACCCGCTTCGCCGATATGGTTCATGGCCGCGCACTTGTGATTGCTAATTCTGGTTCTAACAACACCAAAGAAACCGCCGCCTTCACTCATGAAGTTGGCGGCATTGCCGGTATTGATGCCACCTTGGTTGTTGTCCCTTATTACAACAAGCCAGATCAAAACGGTATGATCGCCCATTACACAGCCGTTGCTGCAGCGGCGCAGAAGCCGATCGTCATTTACAACATTCCAGGCCGCACCGGTGTTGATATGTTACCAGCAACCGTTGCGACACTGGCGCAAAATCCCATGATTCAAGGCATCAAGCAATGCGGCAGCCTCCCTGCCTTGAGTGACATCATTGACCGTACCAAGCACGACGCTTTCAACGTTTGGACAGGCGAAGACGCTCAGGCACTCAACATCAAGACACTCGGTGGGATGGGAGTCATTTCCGTTGCAGCCCATCTTTACGCCCACAGTATCCGTGAAATGTACGCCGCACTCGATCGTGGCGACATCACCACAGTCGCCGCCTTGCAACGTCAACTGTTGCCAAAAATGGCGGCTCTATTCCATTTCCCATCCCCTGCGCCAACCAAAGCTGCACTCAATGCGCTAGGCTTTCAAGTCGGCAGCCCACGTTTGCCGTTACTACCCCTGAACGCCAGCCAACAGCAGGAACTCGCCCATCTACTGGGCGTGCCAGAACTATCAGCCATTGAAGCGGAGGTGCTCGCATGA
- a CDS encoding IS5-like element ISLrh3 family transposase, with product MAYRHRATQLSFQSFNNGLGVPLSSDNEWVQLADMLPWQQLDEAYQLLFTEMGGRAAKPFRLLYGASLIKQAEHLTDRSVVTAIRDTPAYQYFIGLDTYTTDLPFNHSTLVYFRRRMGQITELVRNIISDTLREQIQSLLPDDELRVLITDATAVPIEIRFPQDTSLLNQARLNLEEMLLDMAHQLQIKPPRTYKREAKAKWTAFARKPRRWAKETRKQIKVQLQYVRRDLRYIDVLLAHGASLNERQTKRLAVIRELLDQQMFMYENRTHRVPGRIVSLAQPWIRPINRGKAKQRTEFGPKIDASIADGMIDIERFDFKAFNESQDLATTIDHYFDVHGYYPDEILADTLYRTRENRQLCQRLGIRLSGPRLGRKPKKMDAKQRQVDRDAEKRRGKIERGFAFMKGPLGLSLVRTKTVASIAVTIDIAINLANLKMLLRLFNGPILIFVKYKQESILIHYQIHVSGSRNVT from the coding sequence ATGGCTTATCGACATCGTGCTACCCAATTGTCATTTCAATCCTTTAACAACGGCCTTGGTGTGCCACTTTCTTCCGACAATGAGTGGGTTCAATTAGCCGACATGCTCCCGTGGCAACAGCTCGATGAAGCCTATCAACTTCTTTTTACTGAGATGGGTGGGCGCGCTGCTAAACCCTTTCGTCTGCTTTACGGTGCCAGTTTGATCAAGCAAGCAGAACATCTAACCGACCGTTCGGTCGTTACCGCTATTCGTGATACCCCGGCTTACCAGTACTTTATCGGGCTAGACACCTACACAACCGACCTGCCGTTCAACCACTCAACCTTGGTTTATTTTAGACGACGCATGGGTCAAATAACGGAACTAGTGCGAAATATCATCAGTGATACCTTGCGCGAACAAATCCAAAGTTTATTGCCAGATGATGAGCTCCGTGTCTTGATCACAGACGCTACTGCGGTGCCAATTGAAATTCGTTTTCCACAAGATACTTCGCTGCTAAATCAAGCTCGGCTCAATCTAGAAGAAATGTTATTAGACATGGCTCATCAGTTGCAAATCAAGCCTCCACGAACCTACAAACGTGAAGCAAAAGCTAAGTGGACCGCTTTTGCTAGAAAACCGCGGCGTTGGGCTAAGGAAACACGCAAGCAGATCAAAGTACAGCTCCAGTATGTCCGACGTGATCTACGTTATATCGATGTGCTGTTGGCCCACGGTGCCTCTCTTAACGAAAGGCAAACCAAACGATTGGCTGTGATTCGTGAACTTCTTGACCAGCAAATGTTCATGTATGAAAATCGGACCCATCGGGTCCCAGGACGGATTGTTAGCTTGGCACAACCGTGGATTCGCCCGATTAACCGTGGTAAAGCCAAACAACGAACCGAATTTGGTCCCAAGATTGATGCTTCAATTGCCGATGGCATGATCGATATCGAACGATTTGATTTTAAGGCGTTCAATGAAAGCCAAGATTTAGCAACAACCATCGATCATTATTTCGACGTGCATGGTTATTATCCCGATGAAATCTTAGCTGACACACTTTATCGTACCCGCGAGAATCGTCAGCTCTGTCAACGACTAGGCATTAGGTTGTCGGGACCACGTTTAGGACGTAAGCCTAAAAAGATGGATGCTAAGCAGCGGCAAGTTGATCGTGACGCAGAGAAGCGGCGCGGGAAAATTGAACGCGGTTTTGCCTTCATGAAAGGCCCTTTGGGCCTTTCATTGGTGCGGACTAAAACGGTAGCCAGCATCGCAGTGACGATTGATATTGCGATCAATCTAGCCAATCTAAAGATGCTATTAAGGCTTTTTAATGGACCAATTTTGATTTTTGTAAAATATAAGCAGGAATCCATCTTAATTCACTATCAAATTCACGTTTCAGGTAGCCGGAATGTTACCTAA